The genomic window CGCTGCCCGCGAGTACCTGCTCCAGCCTGCGCAGCACGGGCTGGATGGCCTCGTGCACGTCTTCCAGCGACTCACGCACCCCGGCGTCGTAGACGTCGTCGGAGTGGTCGTTGGCGGTGCCGTCGGGGCGGCACTGCCATGCCGTGCACACATCGCGGATCTTCCGGTTGACCGGCAGGAACGCCTCGTACGCGGCGGTGATCCGTTCTTCCTGCTCGGAGCCGGCGGGAACCCGCAGGATCTGCGCGGCGGCGGCCTTGGCACGCTCGGTCGGCAGCACCACCGGCCCCTTCACCATCGCCAGCCCGGCGTCGACCAGCGGCCGGTGCTCGGCCTCCGGCCGGCCGCGCCACATCCCTCGCAGAACGAGGTCGACGACGGCTTCGGTGAGGGGTCCGTCGAGAGCGTCCGGAAGGCCCACGGCAGCAGATTGCATTGCCACACCTTTTCCCCGGTTCTGTGGTGACCGGTTCTTCGGTTCTGTGTTGCCCGGAGGTTACGCTCCGGCGGGCGGGTTAGTGAAGAGGGACTCAAGAAACACTTTCCGATTCCTTGGCCGGGGCCCGGCCGTCGCCCGCCTTCGGGCGGCCTCGCGCGGCGAGAAACGACGCCATGCGCTCCTGTGCCTCCCGGCCGTCCGCGAGGGCGGCGATCGACCGCGCCTCTTCGGCGAGGTGACGGCGCAGCTCGTCACCGGCGCCGACGCGCAGCAAACCCTTCGCGGCGCGCAGCGCGGCACCGGAACCGGCGGCCAGATCCGCCGCGGCCCGGTGCGCCGCGTCGTCCAGTTCCTCGTCGTCCACGCACCGGGAGACCAGTCCCCACCGTTCGGCGTCGTCGCCGGTCAGGACCCGATTGGTCAGGATCAGGTCCGCCGCCCTGCGGGGGCCCGCCAGGCGCGGCAGGAACCACGAGGCCCCGCAGTCCGGCGTGAGCCCGATCGCCGTGTACGCCAGCCGGAACCGCGCCGACCGGGCCGCCAGCACCAGGTCACCCACGAGGGCGAGACCGATCCCGCCACCCGCGGCCGCGCCGCGCACAGCGGTCACCAAGGGCACGGGCAGGTCGTGCAGGGCCTGTATCGCGGCGTGCGCGGCGCTCGCCACGGCGTGCACGTAGGCGCCGGTCTCCGTGCCGCGACCGGCGAATGCGCGCAGGTCGCCGCCCACGCAGAAGCTGCCGCCCGCCGCCCGCAGCAGGACCGCGCCGCCCGGGTCCGCGGCCACCTCCGAGGCGCTGTCCCGCAGCGCCTCGGCCGTCCTGAGGTCCAAGGCGTTGCCCCGCCCCGGATCGTCCAGTCGCAGCTCGACGACCCCGCCGGGGTGGCGGACGATCCGGACCGGCTCGGTGCGCTCGGGGAGGCTCATGGGTGTGTCTCCTGTCGTCTGCCCGTCGCAGGGTGCTTCCCGTCCCGGGTCCTTCCCGGCAAGATACTGAAGACGCTATACAGTTTCTAGAACGCGACGGGAGCCGATGCCCGTACGCCCGTCGTCGGGAGGCCCCGTGCCCATCCAGTTCGATGTCGATCCGACTGTCGCTCAACTCGCCGCATCCACCGCCGAGTTCGTGCGCGAGGTGGTCATTCCGGCCGAGCGTGAGTGCGGCGGGTCCGTCCACGACGCCCCCGAGGCGGTGCGGGAAACCCTGCAGAAAGCCGCCCGTGACGCGGGCGTGTTCGCTCCGCACGTACCGACCCGGTGGGGCGGACACGGACTGGACCTGCGCGGGCAGGCGGTGGTGTTCGAAGCGGCGGGCTACTCGCTGCTCGGACCGCTGGCGCTGAACTGCGCGGCCCCCGACGAGGGCAACATGCACCTGCTGGAGAAGGTGGCCACCGACGAACAGAAGCAGACGTATCTGCGTCCGCTCGCCGCGGGCGAGACACGGTCGTGCTTCGCCATGACCGAACCCGCTCCGGGAGCGGGCGCCGATCCCCGCTCCCTGCGGACCACCGCGACCCGGGTTCCCGGCGGCTGGCGCATCGACGGACGCAAGTGGTTCATCACCGGTGCCCACGGGGCGGGCTTCGCCATCGTCATGGCCCGGACCTCCGGCAGCCCCGGCGACCCTGGCGGCGCCACCATGTTCCTGGTCGACGCCGACAATCCCGGCATGCGCCTCGTCCGCGACATCGAGACGCTGGACGAGTCGCTCTTCGCCGGGCACAGCGAGATCGTCTTCGACGAGTGCGTGGTGGGCGAGCAGCAGGTGCTCGGTGCGGTGGACCGCGGCTTCGAAGGCGCCCAGGTCCGGCTCGGCCCCGCCCGGATGACCCACTGCATGCGCTGGCTGGGAGCGGCCCGCCGTGCCCAGGATGTCGCGCTGGAACGGGCAGGCAGCCGGATGGCGTTCGGCTCGGCCCTGGGAGACCTCGGCATGGTCCAGCAGATGCTGGCCGACTCCGAGATCGACATCGAGGCGAGCCGCGCCCTGATCCTGCGTACCGCCTGGGAGCTGGACACCGGCTCCGCAGCCGCCGCACAGCTCACCTCGGTGTCCAAGACCTTCGTGGCGGAGGCGGTGAACCGAGTGGTCGACCGGGCGGTGCAGATCTGCGGAGCCCTCGGCATCTCGGCCGCCGACGCCCCGCTGGCCCGTCTGTACAGGGAGGTGCGGCCGTTCCGCATCTACGACGGCCCGTCGGAGACGCACCGTTTCGCCATAGCGCGCCGCGCGGTGCGGCCCTACCGGCAGCCACGCACGGGTGTCGCCGACGGCTGATGGCGGACGCGGGAGGCGTTCCGGGCCCGTCTCGCCCGGAATCAGCATCCGCGACCGCGCCACTGCGTGCGCCTGGGACCGTGCCCGGCCGCCCGAACCGGCTGGTGCGGCCGCGCCGATCACGCGGAGGGCCGCGCTGACCGAGGGCGCGGCGCCGTTGACCGTGTCATCCCGCTGCCTGCGATCCGGCGGCGTTCCCTGGCCCCATCCCATCCCGCCCCGCGATCGCGGCCAGGTGCCGATGCCGTCGGAGGCAGGCCCTCACGCGTTCTGGCTATGTGCCGGCGGTCCGACTCCACATCGAGTGTCGCCACGGCGGTGACTGCCGGGCGGGGACGCGGATCGAGGCGGCCGTGTCGCCGTCGGCCGTGTTCAAGGGCCCGGCGGCTTCCGGGGTTCTCGGCGCTGCTCGCCGCTGTGCCGGCGGAGTCGGGCGGTGTGGCGGGCGATGTCGTCCACGCGCGCCGCGAGATCGGGGTGGCCGGACGCCAGGTACGTGTGCGTGTCCGCCAGAGGGCCGAGGAGGACGGCGGCGTCGTTGTCGGCGAGGGCGGCGGTGAGCTCGACGAGCGGGGTGCGGGCGGCGGCGGGGAGGTCGGCGAGCGCGGTGATCTGGCCGGCGAGTTGGCGCAGGTCCGCGGCGTTGGCGCGGGCCCAGGCGGTGACAGTGCGGTCGGCGGCGCGGCGGTCGCGGGTGGCCCGCACCCGCTGTTCACCCGTGGACCCCGGGTTTCCGGGCCGCACGCGCAGGTAGCGGCGTTCGGCGGCCTGGCGGCTGGAGACGCCGAGGGGGTGGGCGAGGTCGGCCCAGCTGGCGCCGGCCTCCCGGGCTTCTTCGATCAGGTCCGGTTCCCATTCGGCGAGCTGATCGCGCACCTCGCGGAGCAGCAGGAGCGCGGCGAGTGCCTGCCGCGAGCCGGCCTGGGCGGGTTCGGGCTGCTCTGCGTCCCGCGGTGTCCGGGCGGTGCGCAGGGCCTCGTTGATGGTGGTCAGCGCCGCGGCGGCGAGGAAGGACGTGGGGGTGAGGTCGCGGGGGCGGGGGGCGGGCTGATCGGCGATGGTCATGAACCCTCCAGCACTGTCATCATTTCGACGACTTCCAACTTGTCATCACTTCGATGACATGTTACAACGAGAGCAGGTGAACCGCATTGGCAGGAACGTGCCTGACCCGAACACTGGAGGTGTTTCACGATGTTGATGCGCACCGACCCGTTCCGTGAGCTCGATCGCCTCACCCAGCAGCTCCTGAACACGACCGGCACCTGGTCGCGGCCGTCGGCGATGCCGATGGACGCCTACCGTGAGGGCGAGGAGTATGTGATCGCCCTCGACCTGCCCGGCGTTTCCCCGGACGCGATCGACATCGACGTCGAGCGGAACATGCTGACCGTCAAGGCCGAGCGCCGGCCCGTCACCAAGGCGGACGACGTGCAGATGGAACTCTCCGAGCGGCCTCTGGGCGTCTTCTCCCGCCAGGTCGTGCTGGCCGACACCCTGGACACCGAGCACATCAAGGCGGACTACGACGCGGGCGTGCTGACCCTGCGTATCCCGATCGCCGAGCGCGCCAAGCCCCGCAAGGTCGCCATCGGCGGCGGCTCCGCGCACAAGGAGATCAGCGGCTGAGTCCCCTCCCAGCCGCGACGGAGACGAGGGGACGGCCCCCTACGGCCGTCCCCGTCCTCCCCTCGCCGCCCCACACACGAGGGAGTAGCGATGGCCATGCGATGGGAGGCGTTGCTGGACCAGGTCCAGGAACGCGGCGAGTACAAGAACACCGAGGAAGCCGAGCGGGCGGCCCGCACGGTGCTGGCGCTGCTGGGCGCACATCTCGTGGGCGAGGTACGGGCGGAGCTGGCGGCCCGGCTGCCGGAGGAGATGGCCCTCGTCCTGCTCAACCCGCTCCAGGCACGCGAGCCGCTCTCCCCCGAGCGGTTCGTACGGGCCACCGCGGCGTGGATCGAGGGAGCCACGGAACAGACCGCGGCCTGGGACGTCGGTGCTGTGCTCAGCGTCGCCGCGGACGCCGCGGGCGAAGAGCTCACCCGGCGCATCCTGCTCCAGCTCCCGGCGGGTTACGACCTGCTGTTCGGCTACCCGAAGCGCGTATAGGCCAGGAGCCAGCGACAACCTTCATCCGACCGACCGACCGAGCGACCGAGCGAGCGACCGAGCGACCGAGCGACCGAGCGAGACCGGAAGCCGGCGGCCCCGGCCTCCGCTGCGCGACCCACCTCAGACGAGAAAGGAAACCGCGTCACCGATGTCTTCCCTGCAAGAGCCGTGCCGGCACACCGTGGGCATGACGTTCGAGCAGATGCTGGAAAGAGTGCGGTACGAAGGCGCGTACCCCACCCGCGCACGGGCCGAGGAGGCCGTGCGCGCCGTGCTCGCCGCCTTCGGGCGCCAGCTGACGGGCGGCGAGCGGATGGAGCTCGCGGCCAGGCTGCCGCACGAGGCCGCCGTCATCTTCACATCAGAGGCCCCCGCCGCCGAACCCCTCACCGGCTGGGGCTTCGTCAAGGACCTGGCGTCCCGCACCGGCGGCACGGCGGCCACCACCCGCTGGGACGCCGGTACCGTCCTGCGCACCGTGGCCCGGCTCGCCGGCGAGGAACTCCTCAGCCGTGTCCTCGCCCAACTCCCCTCCGGCCACGCCCTGCTGTTCGGCCGCGCCGAACTCACCCAGGCGGCCTGACGCGCGCGAAAAGGTCCACGGCTCCGGAACGGTGACACCGCATCCGCACGCGACCGCAACCTTCTCCCGCAACGGGACTCCCGTTGATCGTCTTGCTCAGCACAAGTTGATCCATCAGGACGTCCCGTTGCGCCTTTCACCAGGGCTTGACGTACGACTCACAGCACAAACGCGACGGTGTCGAGGTCAGGGCAGCACGATGATCTTGCGTCCCTGGCCGGCGGCGAACTGGTCCAGTGCTTGCGGATACTGCGCGAGCGGCAGCCGGTCGCTGATGAACACCTGCGGATCGAGCACCCCGGTGCCGAACAGTTCCGCAGCGCGCTCGAAGCTGTGCAGCACCGCCATGGAGCCGGTGATGGTGATCTCCTGGTTGTAGATGCGGTACGGCGAAATGGTGGCCGTTGTCGCGTAGTCGGAGACGCCGAACTGAAGGAATGTTCCGGCCTTGGCGACGCGTTCGAGGCCGTCCTGGATGGCGGCGGCGTTGCCGGTCGCGTCGATGACCACGTCCCAGCCGCCCGTCCGCCCCAACTCCTCGGCGGAGAGCGCCGCCTGTGAACAGCCCAGCTTCTGGGCCGTCGCCAGCCGTTCCGGGTTGACGTCCACGACATCCACCGAGGAGGCGCCGGTGCGCTTGGCCAGCTCCAGCATCATCAGGCCCATCGTGCCGGTGCCGTAGATCAGCACATGGGAGCCCATCCTGGCGCTGAGCACGTCGTAGCCGCGCACGGCGCAGGACAGCGGCTCGATCAGCGCCGCGTCCTGGACGTCCACATGGTCCGGCAGCCGTACACAGTTGGCGACGGGCGCCACGGCGAACTCGGCGGCCCCACCCGCCACGGTCACGCCGATCGCCGCCCACCGGTCGCAGAGGTTGTTGCGTCCGACCCGGCAGTAGCGGCACTCGTTGCAGTAGAGCGAGGGGTCCACGGCGACCCGGTCGCCGATCGCGAGTTCGGTGACCTCGCTGCCGAGGCCCACGACCTCCCCGGCGAACTCGTGGCCCGGCACGACCGGCAGAGTCGGTGCGAACTCGCCCTGCAGGATGTGCAGATCGGTCCCGCACAGTCCGCAGGCCGCCACATCGACCACGACCTCGCGCGGCCCGGGAGTGGGGTCGGGCACCGTGGCGACGGTGACCTTGCCGGGGGCTTCGATGACAGCGGCTTTCACTTGACTGCTCCTAGGGACAGGCCGCGGACCAGTTTGTCCTGGGCGGCGAAACCGGCGATGAGGACCGGCAGCGAGACCAGCGTGGCGGCGGCGCAGAGCCGGGCGAGGAAGAGGCCCTCGTTGGTGATGAAGCCGACGAGGAAGACCGGCGCGGTCGATGCCGTGGTCGCGGTGAGGTTGACGGCGAAAAGGAATTCGTTCCAGCTGAAGATGAAGCAGATGAGCGAGGTGGCGGCGAGTCCGGGCATGGCGACCGGTGCGACGACCCGCCACAACACGGTGAGCAGGCCCGCGCCGTCGACCTCGGCCGCCTCCAGGATCTCCTTGGGGACCTCGGCGAGGAAGGAACGCATCATCCACACCGCGATCGGGAGGTCCATGGCGGTGTAGAGGATGACGAGCGTCCACACGTTGTCGAGCATCCCGACGTCCTTGACGATCAGGTAGATCGGCAGGAGGGCGGCGATCGCCGGGAGGAACTTGGTGGAGAGGAAGAAGAACATCACGTCGGTCCACTTCTCGACCGGCTTGATGGACAGCGCGTAGGCCGCCGGAACCGCGAGGGCGAGGACGAGGAGCGTCGAAATGACGCTGGCCATGGCCGAGTTGAGGAGGAAGGGGGTGATGTTCCGGCCGAACAGTGTCTCGTACTGCTCGAAGGTGAACGGGGCGAAGGGGGTGGGCGGGTTGGTCGCCGCGTCCGCCTCCTGGTGGAAGGAGGTGAGCACCATCCACGCCACCGGCGCGAAGAACGCCAGCGTGGCGAGCCAGGCGACGAAGGTCCACAGGGGAGAGAGCCGTGGCGCGCCGCCGTGGTCGTCGCGCCGACGCAGAAGCTTCTTCAGCCTCGCCCCAGGGGCGGTTGCCGCGTACGCGGTCATCGGGACACCTCCTCGCGGAACAGCGACGCGATGGTCCGCAGCGCGAAGGTCGCGATCACGATCGAGCCGAGGACGACGACGACACCGGCGGCGGCCGCCTCGCCGTACTCGTACTTGCGGAACATGGTCAGGTAGATCTCGTAGGGCAGGTTGGTGGTCTGCTTGCCAGGGCCGCCCTGGGTGATGGTGTAGACCGCGTCGAAGGTCTGCACGACGTAGATCGTGCCGAGCAGGACGCCCAGCTCGATGTACTGGCGCAGGTGCGGCAGCGTGATGTGGCGGAAGGTCTGCAGCGCCGAGGCCCCGTCGACGCGGGCGGCCTCCAGGACGTCGCCGGGCTGCGCCTGCAGGCCGGCCAGGAGGATCAGCATCATGAACGGCGTCCACTGCCACACCAGGGACAGCACGACGGCCGGCATGGGGAAGTTCGACACCCAGTCGATCGTGGGGCCGTGGTCCGCGCCGAAGAACTGGTAGACGGCGTTGAGGGTGCCGTTGAGCAGTCCGTAGTCGGGGTTGTAGATGGCGTGCTTCCACAGCAGCGCCGCCGCGACCGGCATGACGAGGAACGGGGCGATGAGCAGCGTGCGTGCCAGGCCCCGGCCGGGGAACCTGCGGTCGAGCAGCAGCGCCAGAGCCAGACCGAGGACCACGCTGATGACGACCACCGACGCGGTGAGCACGACGGTGTTGAGCACCGCCGCGCGCAGTCGCCCGTCGGTGAAGACGATCCCGTAGTTGGACAGGCCGGTGAAGTGCCTGTCGGCCGGTTGCAGGATGTTCCACTGGAAGGTGGAGATGACGAGGGTGGCCACGAAGGGCAACTGTGTGACGACGACGGTGAAGATCAGCGCCGGGAGCAGCGGACCGCGCCGCCGCCACTTGCTGATGGCGGTGGACGTGTGTGGGCGCACGCGAGGTGGTGCCGTCCTGGATGGTTCGATGAGCGTGGTCATGAGGGTTCCCTTGGCCGGTGACGGCCGGGTCGTGGTCGGGTGCCCGGCCGGCGCATGAGGCCGGCCGGGCACTTCCGGGTCACTGGTGCTTCGCGGCGACTTCCTCGGCGAGCTTCTGGCCGTCGTTCAGCGCCTTGTCGACGCTGGTCTGGTCGGCGATTGCCGCGGAGATCTCCTGGGTCACCTTGGTCCCGAGGTCCTGGAACTCGGGGACGGCCACGAACTGGATGCCCACCGTGGGCCTGGGCTGGACGCCCGGGTTGGTGGGGTCGGCCTCCTGGATGGACTTCAGGGTGATGTCGCCGAAGGCCGCGGCGGCCTTCTCGTACTCGGGGATCTCATAGGTGCTGGCCCGCTTGCCGGCCGGGACCCGCGCCCAGCCCAGCTTCTCGCCCACGAGGTTCTCGTACTTCTTGCTGGACGCCCACAGCATGAACTTCGAGGCGGCATCTGCCTTCTTCGTGGTCTTCGGCATGGCCCACGCCCATGTCCACAGCCAGCCGCTGCTCTTGGTCTCCACCACCGGCGCGTAGGCGTAACCGACCTTGCCGGCGATCTTGCTGGACTTGGGGTCCTCCAGCGATCCGGCCGCGCTGGTCGCGTCGTACCACATCGCGACCTTGCCCTGGCCCATGGCGTTCAGGCACTCGGTGAA from Streptomyces sp. DSM 40750 includes these protein-coding regions:
- a CDS encoding carbohydrate ABC transporter permease; the encoded protein is MTTLIEPSRTAPPRVRPHTSTAISKWRRRGPLLPALIFTVVVTQLPFVATLVISTFQWNILQPADRHFTGLSNYGIVFTDGRLRAAVLNTVVLTASVVVISVVLGLALALLLDRRFPGRGLARTLLIAPFLVMPVAAALLWKHAIYNPDYGLLNGTLNAVYQFFGADHGPTIDWVSNFPMPAVVLSLVWQWTPFMMLILLAGLQAQPGDVLEAARVDGASALQTFRHITLPHLRQYIELGVLLGTIYVVQTFDAVYTITQGGPGKQTTNLPYEIYLTMFRKYEYGEAAAAGVVVVLGSIVIATFALRTIASLFREEVSR
- a CDS encoding zinc-dependent alcohol dehydrogenase family protein, whose product is MKAAVIEAPGKVTVATVPDPTPGPREVVVDVAACGLCGTDLHILQGEFAPTLPVVPGHEFAGEVVGLGSEVTELAIGDRVAVDPSLYCNECRYCRVGRNNLCDRWAAIGVTVAGGAAEFAVAPVANCVRLPDHVDVQDAALIEPLSCAVRGYDVLSARMGSHVLIYGTGTMGLMMLELAKRTGASSVDVVDVNPERLATAQKLGCSQAALSAEELGRTGGWDVVIDATGNAAAIQDGLERVAKAGTFLQFGVSDYATTATISPYRIYNQEITITGSMAVLHSFERAAELFGTGVLDPQVFISDRLPLAQYPQALDQFAAGQGRKIIVLP
- a CDS encoding Hsp20/alpha crystallin family protein translates to MLMRTDPFRELDRLTQQLLNTTGTWSRPSAMPMDAYREGEEYVIALDLPGVSPDAIDIDVERNMLTVKAERRPVTKADDVQMELSERPLGVFSRQVVLADTLDTEHIKADYDAGVLTLRIPIAERAKPRKVAIGGGSAHKEISG
- a CDS encoding DUF2267 domain-containing protein translates to MAMRWEALLDQVQERGEYKNTEEAERAARTVLALLGAHLVGEVRAELAARLPEEMALVLLNPLQAREPLSPERFVRATAAWIEGATEQTAAWDVGAVLSVAADAAGEELTRRILLQLPAGYDLLFGYPKRV
- a CDS encoding DUF2267 domain-containing protein, whose amino-acid sequence is MSSLQEPCRHTVGMTFEQMLERVRYEGAYPTRARAEEAVRAVLAAFGRQLTGGERMELAARLPHEAAVIFTSEAPAAEPLTGWGFVKDLASRTGGTAATTRWDAGTVLRTVARLAGEELLSRVLAQLPSGHALLFGRAELTQAA
- a CDS encoding enoyl-CoA hydratase/isomerase family protein; its protein translation is MSLPERTEPVRIVRHPGGVVELRLDDPGRGNALDLRTAEALRDSASEVAADPGGAVLLRAAGGSFCVGGDLRAFAGRGTETGAYVHAVASAAHAAIQALHDLPVPLVTAVRGAAAGGGIGLALVGDLVLAARSARFRLAYTAIGLTPDCGASWFLPRLAGPRRAADLILTNRVLTGDDAERWGLVSRCVDDEELDDAAHRAAADLAAGSGAALRAAKGLLRVGAGDELRRHLAEEARSIAALADGREAQERMASFLAARGRPKAGDGRAPAKESESVS
- a CDS encoding type III effector protein, translated to MTIADQPAPRPRDLTPTSFLAAAALTTINEALRTARTPRDAEQPEPAQAGSRQALAALLLLREVRDQLAEWEPDLIEEAREAGASWADLAHPLGVSSRQAAERRYLRVRPGNPGSTGEQRVRATRDRRAADRTVTAWARANAADLRQLAGQITALADLPAAARTPLVELTAALADNDAAVLLGPLADTHTYLASGHPDLAARVDDIARHTARLRRHSGEQRREPRKPPGP
- a CDS encoding carbohydrate ABC transporter permease — translated: MTAYAATAPGARLKKLLRRRDDHGGAPRLSPLWTFVAWLATLAFFAPVAWMVLTSFHQEADAATNPPTPFAPFTFEQYETLFGRNITPFLLNSAMASVISTLLVLALAVPAAYALSIKPVEKWTDVMFFFLSTKFLPAIAALLPIYLIVKDVGMLDNVWTLVILYTAMDLPIAVWMMRSFLAEVPKEILEAAEVDGAGLLTVLWRVVAPVAMPGLAATSLICFIFSWNEFLFAVNLTATTASTAPVFLVGFITNEGLFLARLCAAATLVSLPVLIAGFAAQDKLVRGLSLGAVK
- a CDS encoding acyl-CoA dehydrogenase family protein → MPIQFDVDPTVAQLAASTAEFVREVVIPAERECGGSVHDAPEAVRETLQKAARDAGVFAPHVPTRWGGHGLDLRGQAVVFEAAGYSLLGPLALNCAAPDEGNMHLLEKVATDEQKQTYLRPLAAGETRSCFAMTEPAPGAGADPRSLRTTATRVPGGWRIDGRKWFITGAHGAGFAIVMARTSGSPGDPGGATMFLVDADNPGMRLVRDIETLDESLFAGHSEIVFDECVVGEQQVLGAVDRGFEGAQVRLGPARMTHCMRWLGAARRAQDVALERAGSRMAFGSALGDLGMVQQMLADSEIDIEASRALILRTAWELDTGSAAAAQLTSVSKTFVAEAVNRVVDRAVQICGALGISAADAPLARLYREVRPFRIYDGPSETHRFAIARRAVRPYRQPRTGVADG